The genome window AAAGCTGTGAGATTATATGTTCTGGGGATTATGTGATTGTAAAAAATAAAGGTGTGCAGCTTAAGAAAACTTTTGATTATTACCTTAAGCCTTTTGTTAGGGAACATAATAACGAAGTAGAAGGTATGGGATTGGGACTTTATATTATTAATAATATCTGCAATCTTCATGGTTATAACTTGACATATAGCTACGAAGATGGTTATCATACTTTTAAAATTGTCTTTTCAAGGCTAAAATAACTTGAAAAGTTTAGAAAAATTTAATGAATTAGTTGAAGCCTTTTCAGCACTCCCTACCATAGGTAAAAAAACAGCATTAAGACTTGCTTATCATGTGTGTATAAAAGATCCGCTGTTGGGTGCGAAATTAGCATATAGTGTCGAAGAATCTATTCGAATGATTAGAAAATGCACACAATGTGGTTCCTTAAGTGAAAACGAATTGTGTGAGATTTGTTCTAGTGAAGAGAGAAATGAGCAAATCATTTGCATTGTTCAAGATCCAAAAGATGTTTTGGTTTTAGAAGATAGTGGAAGTTTTGATGGCTTGTATTTTGTTTTAGATGATACTAGTGAAGAAAATATCACAAGATTAAGAAATATGATACAAAGTAAAAATTCCAAAGAAATCTTTTTCGCTTTTACGCAGGGTTTAAATTCTGATGCGATTGTTTTTTTTATAGAAGAAAAGTTAAAAGATCTTGATTTGAGTTTTTCACAAATCGCGCAAGGAATTCCAAGTGGCGTTAGCTTGGAAAATGTTGACTTTATATCACTGCACAAGGCAATCAATCATAGAACCAAGCTTGATTAAAGATATTTTTTAAGCAAATTAAGCCATTCGTTTTTATTAAGATCGTGTAAAATTTCATCTGCAAAATTACATTCCTTCACTCTTTCTTTAGAGAAAAGTAAAATTCTGCTTTCGGGGTATTTGTTTTTGTATTCATGGAGCAAATGTAGCATATAATCAAAATCAAACTTAATCACTTCATAATCAAGTAGTATTAATTTAAAACAAAACCTTAGAGTGCTTTTAAAATCACTAAGATTGCTTGCTGCTTGATTGTTTTGGCAAAACTGGTTTGTGATGTTTAAAATAAGATCATTTTCAAAGCTAGAAGATTTAAAAATTAAAACATTAGACATATAAGGCATTTGGTAGAAATCTTGTTTAAAATGAGTATTTAAGAATTCTGCCAAGTCTTTAGTATCAACTTGCGAAAAAACATAATTTAAGCCGTGTTCTACCGGATTTTTTGAGATGACAAATT of Campylobacter sp. 2014D-0216 contains these proteins:
- the recR gene encoding recombination mediator RecR — translated: MKSLEKFNELVEAFSALPTIGKKTALRLAYHVCIKDPLLGAKLAYSVEESIRMIRKCTQCGSLSENELCEICSSEERNEQIICIVQDPKDVLVLEDSGSFDGLYFVLDDTSEENITRLRNMIQSKNSKEIFFAFTQGLNSDAIVFFIEEKLKDLDLSFSQIAQGIPSGVSLENVDFISLHKAINHRTKLD